From Bradyrhizobium erythrophlei:
CCGGTCATCCCTCCCCATGGCTTTTTGCGCCGTCGTGTCGGTGAATGTCGGCTTTCGGGGGTGAAGCAGACATCCCGCAGCTAGGCCACGACTTCCGTTTGTGAACCCGGAACAGACATTTACTCCGAACGAAGCTCGATCCGAGGGGCGCGCCCCTGCGCAACTCGTTAGTGTCTTGGATCGTATCGCCAGCGCTGGTATAATGATGCACACTGAAGCGCATGGAAAGCCGAATGGTGTTCGGCGAGATCGTCGTTGGTTTCTGATGCAACGTCTGCTGCATCGCGCCAAGGCCCGACTTCGCGACACGACCACGCCGCTGGGCCAAGCCGCGGTGGGTGCGCTGACGATCGGAATACTGCGTACCGCCCGCTATTTCGATCCGATCAAGACCGCCAACCTGTTCGGCCGGATCGCCCGCTTGATCGGGCCCTTGATGCGGGAGCAGAAGATCGGTCGCGCCAATCTGACCGCCGCATTTCCGGAGAAATCGCCCGCAGAGATCGAGGCCATTCTCGCAGGCGTCTGGGACAATCTCGGTCGCGTCGGCGCCGAATTCGCGCACCTCGATCATATCTGGGAGCACGATCCGGCGCGCTCCAAGGATAGCCGGATCGAAATCGGGACGCGCTCCTACGAATTGTTTGCGCAGCTTCGACACGACGGCAAACCGGCGCTGATCTTTGCAAGCCATCTCGCCAACTGGGAACTTCCCGCTCTGGCTGCCGTCGCGCACGGGCTGGACACCGCGATTCTGTATCGCCGGCCCAACATCGCGGCGGCCGATCGCATCATCCAGGATATGCGCGCCCTAAAAATGGGCACGCTAATTCCGGCTGGCCGTGACGCGCCACTAAAACTTGCGGAGGCCCTGAAAAACGGTCAGCACGTCGGGATGCTGGTCGACCAGTATCTGACCAACGGCGTCGAGGTTACTTTCTTTGGCCGCAAGACCAGGGCCAATCCGATGTTGGCCCGGCTGCTGCGGCAGATCGAGTGCCCGGTTCATGGCGTACGCATCGTCCGCCTGCCCGGAAACCGCTTTCGTGGCGAACTGTCCGAAGAAGTGAAGCCGGTCCGCGACGCCGCCGGGCAAATCGATATTCAGGGAACGATGCAGGCGATCACGTCGGTGATCGAGGAATGGATCCGCGAATATCCCGATCAGTGGTTGTGGCTACACCGTCGCTGGCGGTAGCACCTGCTTAACCCCCCGTCGCCCTCACAGGATGCATACCGTCCAGCTCGGCAATGCGGCGGTCAATCTGGCTGATCACGTGCTTCGAGAACGGCCCGAGGTGCATGTACAGCGCCATCAGTATCACGATGTAACGCAGCGCGCCTGGATTGGTCTTGGCGACCTCGACGAAGGTCTTCCAGAACGGCTCGCGAACCTCCGGCAGGGCCCGTATGATCTTGTGCACGCTGTCGATGCCGCCAAGCCTCTTGCGCATGTCGCCATCCGGCAGCTCGCGGCGGCGGTCGGAGCGGTCGAGCTTGACAGCGAGCCTTGACAGCCGTCCGGCATATGCCGTCGGGCTGAACACGTGCCGGAGCACGGCCTTGTAATCCACAAGAATGTCACGAAGCGGACGCTTGGTGTCGAAATTGCAGCCGAGCGTGCATTGGTCGCCGGCCTGCTCGACCTTCATGAGGTCATGGCCTTTGTGCAGGCGGCCTTCCTCGGCTAGCCGCCGCGTCAGCTGTGTGCCAGGCAGCGCATAAAGTAGTCCAACCATGCAGACCGGAATGTCCGTCTCCTCGATGAAGTCGATCATCGCCTGTCCCATCGAGACTTTTTCGGTATCGAACCCGACGATGAAGCCGGCAGTAACGAACATGCCGTAGCCGTAAATCTTATGGATGCACTCCGCGATGTTGCGCCTGGTGTTCTGCTTCTTCTTCATCTGCACGAGCGTCTCTGGATCCGGGCTCTCGATGCCGACGAAAATCGCGAAGAAGTTCGCGTCCTTCATCGCCTGCAACAGCTCGTCGTCATCGGCGATATTGATCGAGGCTTCGGTCGAGAACTCGAACGGATAGTCGCGCTCTTCCAGCCAAGCTTTGAGTCGCGGAAGTAGCGTGCGGAGGTTCCTCTTGTTGCCGATGAAATTGTCGTCGACGAAATCGACATGCCCGCGATAACCGTGATCGTAGAGCGCTTGCAGTTCGGCGAGAATCTGATCGTTAGTCTTGGTGCGCGGCACGCGACCATACAGCTCGATGATATCGCAGAACTCGCAAGTGAACGGGCAGCCCCGCGAATATTGCACGCCGATGAAGAGATAGTGATCGAACTTGATCAGATCGTAACGCGGCATCGGGCTTTGCGTAACGTCGATCTTGAATTTCTCGGCGATGAACACACCCTTGCGTTCGCCGCTTTCCCAGGCAGCGATGAAGTGCACCATGACTTGCTCGGCCTCGCCGATCACCTGGAAGTCCGCGTCCGCGTAAAGATGCGGGCTGGAGGAGACGTCAGGCCCACCGACACATACCGGCTTGCCGTGCAGGTGGGCGAGATCGATCAGGTAGATGAAATCAGGCTGCTGGTTGAGCATACCGCCGATCATCACGAGATCGGCCCAGTCGAGGTCCGCGTCCGTCAAAGGCTCGGTGTTACGGTTAACGAGACGGATGTCCCAATGCTTCGGCAGCATAGCGGCGACCGTGATCAGGCCGAGTGGCGCCGCCGGATACTTCGCGCCGACCAGTTCGCAGGCTTCCGTATAGTTCCAGAACGAGTTCGGAATGAACTTCGGATATACCATTAGGACGCGGCACGGGATCGTCATGTGATTCCCCGGAGGTTGAGGCGCAGTTGCCTATAGATCCCTCGGTGCATTGAGAGTCAGGTACGAGCAAGCCCTGACACGAACATTACGGATCGTAAGGCTAGCATCAGAATCGACAGATACACTTTCTATTGTTTTGATTTTTTCGGCGCGTGCTTTTTTGGTCCAGTCCCGATAGACGACTCGGCATCGTCCCCTTGGCAGGGCCAAGCATCTCTGAATGCTTCAATAGCGATGGTGATCCCCGGTTCATTCACTCGATCCGGATTGTTATCAATATACCGCAGAAAGACCTTGGCACTCTGCAAAATGCTGCCTTGCGTGGGGGGGCATGCACGTATGCCAGCTGGCAGATTTGGTGAAAAGAGCATCGCAGTCTCGATCATTCCCTCACAGGCGCCGGCGGACCGAGCTTCGTCCTGATTGCGAAACGAGTTCTGAACAAGTAGCTCGCAAGACCTCTGCGTGTCGGTTCCTTTATCGACAACCGTGGCGCTTCCCCTTCCGATGATCGAAAGGACTAGGCCGGCAACAATGATATAGACCCGCATTGGTGTCCCCGAACCGGCGCAATAGTTTACATGCACTTGATTTGCCGCAATGGAGCCGCCGCCCGCGCCGGTGACCTCCGTCTCAAGGGACGAGCGCTAGAGACTGTGCATCGCGCCGTTACGGCCATTCCCGAAGCGCACGATCCGTTTTGGCGAACCTTCCTCAACTGCGCCACCAAGCGGGACTCATCCTCGGAACGGGTCCTAGGATGAGCTTAGCCATGAGTACCGTCTAAGCACCCACGAGGTGGGGCTGCATTGCTGCCGCACGGCGCGGACATTCGCACGATCTCCCAGCCTATTCATCAGTCAGGTGAGGCAGCACACGAATGCCCGTCGTATTGAGCCACACTTCCTCGAAGGACGCCGCTCGCTTGAACTCGTTGAAGACCGCGCACTATCCAGACGGCCAGGAAAGCTGGATGAACTCAATACTGAGGAGTCTAGCCTTGATCGGGTTCAAGCTGCACCGTTTTTCGTCCACCGTTCAGCTCTCTGAGCTGGTTTACGTATTCCTCAGGCTTTAACAGATGAAACGGAGCCTTCAGGCCCATAAAAGTTGCTATGCGGCCGATAAAAGCAGTGCAGTTGGCGGTTGCCGCATTCCAGAGCGGCGAAGTCTCCTGAAGGTGTTTGATATAAGCAAAGACCTTCTCGGCGTCAGCCTCATTCAAATAGACCCGATAGCTCGCCGTCAAATATTGCTCGTCAAGATCGCCATAGCTCGCCCCTGTCTCAGAGGGAACAAATATGATGTGTCCCAAGATATACGGCAGCGTGTCGCCAGCCGGAGCCAAACCCGCGACCTCGACCTCTTTTTCGCTTGTCTTTCCGTACCAGATGAATGCATGACCGTAGGTTGCTGCCGTGCGGGCACGAAAATCAACGTAATAGGGACCTCTGACCGTAGCTCTTTGAATTGGCTTTACATCTGACCTGGCCGGCGGGGCACTGGGCGTAACAGCAGCCATGCTCTCAGCAAGCTTCGCCACCGATTTAGGGAAAACGTCCTGTTGCTGATGGTCGGAGCGCGCCGTGAGTTGCTGTGCGCGACTACTCCCGGCCCCCAAGCTCACGGAGGCCGCAAGCAGCGTTACCACAGCAAGACGCTGTAGACTTGGATATTTCCGAGTCACTCCTAGCATCTTCGAATCCTCGTGGATCAAAGACCGGATGCCACAATTAGTCCATCTAACCCAAACGAACGCCGCCGGCGCACGAATAGATATTAGATCAACCTTTGGTCACTACCGGGGCCGCAACCGGATATTTGCCTACCGGGCTCTTGCCGACGGGATATTTGCCCAAGGGATATTTACCGACCGGCGCAGCCACCGGCTGCGGCTGAGGCCGTGGGAGGTCGGCAGCAACTGCTGTTCCCACGAAGGCTAGAGAGGCGACGCCGAGGATCACGAACTTCAACATCAGGATCTCCCACTGTGAATAGGGGTAGCTTGGGATTCACCAATCGTCAGATAACCTGGCGCTCGCCACGGCAGCAACAAATAGAACGAGGAATTGGCGGTCCCGACAGCCGTTTTTTGTCAAATGTTGCGAAAATGGCACGGAATTTGAGGCGTTTGGATCCCGGTCGCTTTGTGGTCCCAAAGATCCAATATCTGTCAGAACCTACTTCAGAGTACCGACGGGAAGACCCGGCCAGTCCTCGCCATATACGCGCGATAGCTGTCGCCAAAGGTCTCTAACATCATTCGCTCTTCTCTTGCGACGCGGCCAAAGTACAAAACCGCGAAACCGGCCAGGCCCGCGAAGCCGGCAATCCAGTTAGGCAGCAGCAACGGCTGGGCGATAGCCCACAGCCAAAATGCCGAATACATCGGGTGTCGAACTCTCCGGTAAATCCCTTCCGTCACGAGTTTATGATTCTCCCGCACATCGAGACTGATCGACCAATTCCGTCCGAGCGCGCGATGCGTCAAGTGAAACATACCCAAAGCCGCAATCGCAAAGAAAAGTCCCAGCCAAGCGAACAAGGGATGAAAGCTGTAAGTTGCGAAACGAGGTATCGCTGTCGCTACGTAGACGAGCGGCACAAGTCCAAGCCCTGCGAGAGATATGAGCAGTAGCGCAGTTTCCGCGGGGCCGCGAGCGCTCCATACAATCCTTTCGCGGCGAGAACGCCGCGCGTACTTATAACGTATGAGGTACCAGCCGATCACCAAGGCAACGAAAATGACTTTTGAAATAGTGGGCGTCATTTGAATTAGGCCGTCGCGCCGGGACTTCCCAGCAGTTCGCTTTCTGACAGCGGCTCGCTTGCGATCAGTCCTCCGTCGTCAGCGATCATCGACACGGCGCCATCCGGGGCGAGCGTCTGGGATTTGGCTGAAATAGGTCCGCATGTGAGCATAAAGTAATCGTACGATGTTCGCCTATCATTTCCACTCACGAACTGGCAGTGCACGCGGAAGAAATTGAGGCGGATGCGTCGATACATGTCGTGGTCAAGCATTCGACTTAGTTTAACGACCCTGACGGTCGCTTCGTTTTCTGTCGATAAGCCCATTTCGGCCATTGGCCGGCTTTTGTAAAAGTTCAACGGGTCGATGAGGGCCTGATAGTCGCCCCAGAAGATCGCGCGCGACTTGGCGACGCGTTCCATCGTCGTGCGAAAGCGTATTGCCTTCGGGTGCAGGCCGACCTTGAGTATGGATGATCCAACGCTCAAGAATGTGACGGGAATTTTGTTCCGACCGAGTGCAGGGTCCAGCTTCAAGGCGCGATCAAGTAGGTCAACCGCAAGGACGGCGCCAAGACTGTGCCCTATGACCAAAATTTCGTCTGCGGCAAAGTTGCTCGCGGCAGCAACGAGCTCGGTGGCCAACCTGTCTAGCCTTTGCTCGATTTCCGAATTACCGCATCGAATATACTCGCGAGAAAAAATCCAATCGTCGAACAAGTCGCCCAGGTGCAGCCAACGCCACGGACCCGCCAAAACGGCTGCGAACCCGAAGAGACCGCCACCAGTAGCAATGGGAATTGATCCGGTGATTTTGAATGCAAACACGCCAATCAAGAAGGCGGCCGCGATGAGCAGTCCGAACATGACGAACGGATAGAGAAAGAAACCTGCGTAGCGCCAGTTGGTCAGCAAGTAACGCCAAAGAGTGCCGGCCAAAACGAAATCCAGAAACGCAAGAATGCCGACGGAAATGCGTGAGCCAATGCTTCGACGTCCGAAGGCCTCAATTACGTCGTGCCATCGGACCAGACGGTAATCGGTTTCGACTAGCCAATCGGGGCCGGTTGTCGTCACGTTCCATTGCATCTGATCGGCGGTATCATGCAAACCGTCAACGGCCGCTTTCACTGACCAGGTACGTTGGAACCTGGCAATTTCGCGCACAAAGCGTCGTTGCGCGCGGACATCTGACGTGATTGGATCATAGCCGCCAATATGGAATACCAGCCGCTTCGCTACAGGCTTTCCGGTCATGGTCTCACCCGCGACTATCCGCGGATTCATCGTGTTACTCGCTACCCACGCGTCAATCGACCTGTAATTCAAGGACATAGCGAAACGTCTGACGCCAAGGTTTGTCAAGAGAGAATCGACAGTTATTGGGGGAAGATGTGTTGACCTATTTTGCCCTCCGTACCCGAACCGCTCGAACAATAGCGTCGATCGGCGCGGCCTTGCTTATCGGATTGTCTGGCAGTGCTCCGTCTCAAGCACAGGACGAGTTATCATCTGCGGAGAGATGCCTTTCGGCAAATTTGAACATCTCGCTGGGTGCACAATTGCCCCGCACGGCGGCGCGTTTGAAATCTGGTGAGCCGCTAAAGATTGTAGCGATTGGATCATCGTCGACAGTGGGACTCTGGGTGCTTAGGTCCGCGGCCACATATCCGGAGGTGATGCGCCGAGAGCTCTCGAGACTTAGATCCAACGCCACGATCAAGGTCATCAACAGCGGTCGAATCGGCGATACGATTCCGAACAACATCGCACGCTTCGAGCGCGACGTTTTCGCGCACACGCCTGATCTCGTTGTCTGGCAATTAGGTACTAATGACGTCGCCTGGGGTGGCCGGCCGGACGAAGGGCTCAAAAAAAGCGTTTTTGAAGGGGTAAGGGCACTTAAGGCAGTGTCTTCGGACGTCGTGTTGATGGACCTGCAATATGCGCCACAGGTGCTCGCTTCAGCTAGCTACTCAACCATGGAGGGCATCATCATCGATGTCGCAAAACAGGAGAGGGTGGGGCTATTCTCTCGTTTTGCGCTGATGCGAAACTCGATCAATGCCGGGGTTGCGCAGAGCGCACTTGTAACGTTTGACGGATTGCACAACACCGCCGACGGTTATGATTGCATTGGACGAGCCCTTGCCCGAGCCATCTCAACTAGTGCGCGTTGACAGGCGTGGCTCGGCCGAATCGAAAGCTGCGCCTTCATGAGTTGGGCGCTGGTGGGCACAGCGGCGCCAAGCGTGCAGATGCCCGAGAACGCCAACAAGACCAATTCTCCTCGATGATCACCGACAGTCGCTCACAGTGGGTGACAGCAGTTCGAGCTGACGCTGTCAGGAAGTGCGCTCATGCACCATTACGTCAACGAACTTATTGACTTATTACTAGTGCTTTTCGCCGCGTGGATGGTGCTAGCCGTCATCTTTGTTATCTACGTATATTTCGCACGTCTTAAGTACCCGGTGAGCGAATCGGTCTTTGGACGTGTGGTCGTCATTTCCTTCTTAATCATAACCACGTCGATTTGGCTCCCGATTATTGTGGGCGCGCTAGCCCTATCGCTGATCGGTCATTTGTGGTCTCGCTTCAGGACAAAACCACGCGTCGACAGTGCTAACCGACACCGATCCTGCAGCGCCCCAGGTGGTGCTGATCGGCGAGGGTGATAACGTCCCTCAGGCGCCCCTCGATGCCGCCAACAACGTCGTCGCGCTCTCGGTGCGGACGCCCCCGAGAACAATCGAATCGCGATGCATGAGTCCGGAAGTGGCACTTTTCAGACCTCCCGCAATGTCCGCCCAATGGTCGCTATCGGGGGCAAAGCGGACGTCGCACGGACAGTTCATTTCGGTCGCAAGTGACCCCATTTCGGAACTCGCAACTTCTTGGGTGAAGTCCGGTCAGACCGCGGACCACTCTTAGGTTTGATATTGACTCACATCAAAAATAGCTTGGTGCGGCGTGTTAATCAGCAACATGGGGCGGCACCATTCGACAGTCATGGAGACGAGCAAATGGTTACAGCAGACGTCGAACCACGACAGGTCTTGTACGGTGCAGCTATGTGTCCGGTGCTGGGTCAACCGGCCCGTGACCAAAGGCTTTGACCCGACGCTACAAGCCTCAGCTCTTGTCTGATCTATTCGAAGTATCAAGATTTTCACCCCCACTTCGAAGGTGTCCGTTGGAGAAATTCTCTGGCCGCATTCAGAATGAAAAACAGACGTTTCAAGAAGCACCTGATTTCATTGGCTAAAAGCTGGCTGGGGCGGGAGGATTCGAACCTCCGTATGGTGGAATCAAAATCCACTGCCTTACCACTTGGCGACGCCCCAAAACCTGCCTGGAAACCGGCGGGACTGGCGTACCCGGCGGATTCCCTTTCGGCCCCGCCGGTCTATAGACGGAGCTGAACCATTTCAACAGGCTAGAGCCGGGAATTCGGGCGGAATCAGCCCCACATCCCCTCTCTCCATATTGAAGTGAATGTTGAAGTGACGCTTCACCGGAAATGCGACCCTTTTGGCCTCGAAAGGCCCTGTCTCCCGGTACCGCGGGGCTCGATTTAGGCGCCGGGAGAGTTGAGAGATCAACGGTTTCGTGGGAAGACCTCGCACTCCCCGCTAGCTGCGAGACCCCGCCATGACCTACCGTGCGCCGATCAACGACATGCTGCTGGCCCTCAACCATGGCGCCGGTCTCGACGCCGCCGTGAAAGCCGGCCATTACGGCGATTTCGACGCCGACATCACCGCGGCCGTGCTGGAGGAAGCCGGCAAATTCGCCGCCGACGTGCTGGCGCCGCTCAACCGCGTCGGCGACGAGCACGGCATCACGCTCGACGCCGGCAAGGTCACCACCGCGCCCGGCTGGCCCGACGCCTACAAGCGCTGGACCGCGGGGGGCTGGAATGCGGTGTCGGGACCCGAGGCATTCGGCGGCCAGGGCCTGCCGCTCGCGATCAATGCGGCCTGCACCGAAATCTGGAGTTCGTCGAACATCGCCTTCGGCCTGTGCCCGCTCTTGACGCTGAGCGCCATCGAGGCGCTCGAGGCCCATGGCAGCGACGAATTGAAGAAAATCTATCTGGCCAAGCTGATCTCCGGCGAATGGCCCGGCACCATGCAGCTCACCGAGCCGCAGGCCGGCTCCGATGTCGGCGCGCTGCGCACCCGCGCCGAGCGCGCGCCGGACGGCAGCTACCGGATCAAGGGTACAAAAATCTTCATCACCTATGGCGATCACGATATGAGCGACAACATCGTTCATTTCGTACTGGCGCGATTGCCCGATGCGCCCGCGGGCACCAAGGGGATTTCGCTGTTCCTGATTCCGAAATTCCTGGTCAACGCCGACGGCTCGCTGGGCGCGCGCAACGACATCTTTGCCAGCGGCATCGAGCACAAGCTCGGCATGCACGCGGCGCCGACCTGCACCATGACCATGGGCGATCGTGGCGGCGCGATCGGCTATCTGATCGGCGAGGAAAACCAGGGCATGCGCTGCATGTTTACGATGATGAACCAGGCCCGGCTCGGCGTCGGCCTCGAGGGCGTCGGCATCGCCGACCGCGCCTATCAGCAGGCGCTGGCCTACGCGCAGGAGCGCCGCCAGGGCCGCGCCGCCGGCAAGCCCGGCAACGAAACCGACCCCATCATCGTGCATCCCGACGTCAAGCGCATGCTGATGCAGATGCGCGCGCTCACCGCGGCGTCGCGCACCATCTGCTACGCCACCGCGGTCGCGCTCGATATCTCCGTGCGCGCCAAGGATCCCGAGACCCGCGCGCTGGCCGCGGCCCGCGGCGCGCTGCTGACGCCGATCGCAAAGGCGTTTTCCACCGACATCGGCAACGAGGTCACTTCGCTCGGCGTGCAGGTCCATGGCGGCATGGGCTTTATCGAAGAAACCGGCGCCGCCCAGCATTACCGCGATGCCCGCATCACCGCGATCTACGAGGGCACCAACGGCATCCAGTCGATCGACCTGGTGACGCGCAAGCTCGCCGCCAATGGCGGCGCGTCGGTGTGGGCGCTGCTGGATGAACTCTCCGATATCGTCAAGCGGATCGAAATTTCCAACGATCCGGCATTCGGCACCACCGGCACCAAACTGCGCGATGCGCTGGGCGCGCTCGACCGCGCCAGCCGATGGCTGCTCGAGCGCGTCACCTCGGCGCCGAACGACGCGCTCGCCGGTGCAACGCCTTACTTGCGGCTGTTCGGCTCGGCGATCGGCGGCTGCATGCTGGCGAACGAAGCGCTGGCCGCGCGCGATCTCGGCGAGGGCGATTCCTCCCGTTACATCACGCTGGCACGGTTCTTCGCCGAAAACATCTCGGTGCAGGCGACTTCGCTGGAACGCACGGTGATCGACAGCGCCGAGGCGGTGAACGGCGCGGACGCGGTGCTGCTGGGGTAGGGAGTCGCGCGGCGCCCGGCGCCCTGCACTGGCTGTCATGCCCCGCGCATGCGGGGCATCCAGTACGCCGCGGCTTCTCGATTCCATCGCTGCCGCCGCGGGGTACTGGATCATCCGCTTTCGCGGATGATGACGACTGAGGGCGTAGCGCGCTCCATCAGCGTCATTGCGAGCGCAGCGAAGCAATCCATCTCTCCGCCCAAAGAAAGAATGGATTGCTTCGCTGCGCTCGCAATGACGGCCTCCAGACATGCGTATAATTCCCGCCGCGCAATGCGCTCGAGGTGTTGATGTAACTTCCGCCCCAAAAGAGGGCGCAGGGAATGCCGGGCGTCCGATGCGCCCGATAGCCGCGTGTGCAATGAGTGTGGTAGAACGCACACGCGTTGTCAGGTCACACCGGGAAACACCCGGCATTCCCCGCGCAATGGTTTTACGGCTTATGTCGTACTCTCCCCGGCGATCGGGCTTTCTTGTCACCGTCACCCGCGAGAAGCGTGGTTCTCCCGGGCTTGACGCCGGCGTCGAGGCGTCAGGACCATACGATTTTGCCGTCCGCATCCGGAGCTGTTCGTCAAGAGCGCCAACGCGGCCACCGCATCCCGCCCCGCGTCCGTGACGATCGCGAGCCGCCCCTCTGTGGGACGGGACGATGCGCATATAGAACTGATTTGGTCTTTCGGAAAACCAGAATATTTTTTCAAAAGGGGCTGGACAGAGGCCGTCGAAAACAACCAGGTGATTTGCCCGTCGGGTCCCGATCACGCCGCGAAATGACAGCAACGAGGGAACTTTGGGTCTGCCTTGCAGGTTCTCTTGCTGGCTGACTTGAACAGCCGGGACAGGATCACCCTTCCATGAGCCGCGCACAGTCTGCTTCGATCTTCTTTCAGGGATGGACGACGAGCCGGGCAGCACTGGTGAGCCTTGCGCTGCTTTGTCTTCCGGCATCCCCTGCGCGGGCCCAGGACGCCGGCGTCAGCGGCATTCCGCCGGGGCCGGGCAATGTCAACGGGCTCAACGGCTCGATCCGCGATCCCAGCGGCATCGGCAACGCGGCCAAAATACCGGCGCTGCCGTCCCCAAGAATTGCGCCCGTGCCCGTGCCGACCCTTTCGCCGTCAGCCGGCTATCGATCGTTCTCTCCGGCCGCTTCCTATCGGCCGCTCCACGTCCGACGCGCGGTGAAGGGCAAGCGAACCCGAGTTGCGACGACCAAATCGCACCGCGCGGCGGCCAAGGCGCATGTGAGCGACGAAGAGAAGCGGATCGACCGCAAGGTCATCAGCATCTGCAGGGGATGCTGAGGGCTTTACGCGTCATTGCAGCCCAAACTTCGTAGGGTGGGTTAGCGAAGCGTA
This genomic window contains:
- a CDS encoding lipid A biosynthesis lauroyl acyltransferase is translated as MQRLLHRAKARLRDTTTPLGQAAVGALTIGILRTARYFDPIKTANLFGRIARLIGPLMREQKIGRANLTAAFPEKSPAEIEAILAGVWDNLGRVGAEFAHLDHIWEHDPARSKDSRIEIGTRSYELFAQLRHDGKPALIFASHLANWELPALAAVAHGLDTAILYRRPNIAAADRIIQDMRALKMGTLIPAGRDAPLKLAEALKNGQHVGMLVDQYLTNGVEVTFFGRKTRANPMLARLLRQIECPVHGVRIVRLPGNRFRGELSEEVKPVRDAAGQIDIQGTMQAITSVIEEWIREYPDQWLWLHRRWR
- a CDS encoding B12-binding domain-containing radical SAM protein, with product MTIPCRVLMVYPKFIPNSFWNYTEACELVGAKYPAAPLGLITVAAMLPKHWDIRLVNRNTEPLTDADLDWADLVMIGGMLNQQPDFIYLIDLAHLHGKPVCVGGPDVSSSPHLYADADFQVIGEAEQVMVHFIAAWESGERKGVFIAEKFKIDVTQSPMPRYDLIKFDHYLFIGVQYSRGCPFTCEFCDIIELYGRVPRTKTNDQILAELQALYDHGYRGHVDFVDDNFIGNKRNLRTLLPRLKAWLEERDYPFEFSTEASINIADDDELLQAMKDANFFAIFVGIESPDPETLVQMKKKQNTRRNIAECIHKIYGYGMFVTAGFIVGFDTEKVSMGQAMIDFIEETDIPVCMVGLLYALPGTQLTRRLAEEGRLHKGHDLMKVEQAGDQCTLGCNFDTKRPLRDILVDYKAVLRHVFSPTAYAGRLSRLAVKLDRSDRRRELPDGDMRKRLGGIDSVHKIIRALPEVREPFWKTFVEVAKTNPGALRYIVILMALYMHLGPFSKHVISQIDRRIAELDGMHPVRATGG
- a CDS encoding Rap1a/Tai family immunity protein; its protein translation is MRVYIIVAGLVLSIIGRGSATVVDKGTDTQRSCELLVQNSFRNQDEARSAGACEGMIETAMLFSPNLPAGIRACPPTQGSILQSAKVFLRYIDNNPDRVNEPGITIAIEAFRDAWPCQGDDAESSIGTGPKKHAPKKSKQ
- a CDS encoding protein-S-isoprenylcysteine O-methyltransferase, with product MTPTISKVIFVALVIGWYLIRYKYARRSRRERIVWSARGPAETALLLISLAGLGLVPLVYVATAIPRFATYSFHPLFAWLGLFFAIAALGMFHLTHRALGRNWSISLDVRENHKLVTEGIYRRVRHPMYSAFWLWAIAQPLLLPNWIAGFAGLAGFAVLYFGRVAREERMMLETFGDSYRAYMARTGRVFPSVL
- a CDS encoding SGNH/GDSL hydrolase family protein, with translation MTYFALRTRTARTIASIGAALLIGLSGSAPSQAQDELSSAERCLSANLNISLGAQLPRTAARLKSGEPLKIVAIGSSSTVGLWVLRSAATYPEVMRRELSRLRSNATIKVINSGRIGDTIPNNIARFERDVFAHTPDLVVWQLGTNDVAWGGRPDEGLKKSVFEGVRALKAVSSDVVLMDLQYAPQVLASASYSTMEGIIIDVAKQERVGLFSRFALMRNSINAGVAQSALVTFDGLHNTADGYDCIGRALARAISTSAR
- a CDS encoding acyl-CoA dehydrogenase — translated: MTYRAPINDMLLALNHGAGLDAAVKAGHYGDFDADITAAVLEEAGKFAADVLAPLNRVGDEHGITLDAGKVTTAPGWPDAYKRWTAGGWNAVSGPEAFGGQGLPLAINAACTEIWSSSNIAFGLCPLLTLSAIEALEAHGSDELKKIYLAKLISGEWPGTMQLTEPQAGSDVGALRTRAERAPDGSYRIKGTKIFITYGDHDMSDNIVHFVLARLPDAPAGTKGISLFLIPKFLVNADGSLGARNDIFASGIEHKLGMHAAPTCTMTMGDRGGAIGYLIGEENQGMRCMFTMMNQARLGVGLEGVGIADRAYQQALAYAQERRQGRAAGKPGNETDPIIVHPDVKRMLMQMRALTAASRTICYATAVALDISVRAKDPETRALAAARGALLTPIAKAFSTDIGNEVTSLGVQVHGGMGFIEETGAAQHYRDARITAIYEGTNGIQSIDLVTRKLAANGGASVWALLDELSDIVKRIEISNDPAFGTTGTKLRDALGALDRASRWLLERVTSAPNDALAGATPYLRLFGSAIGGCMLANEALAARDLGEGDSSRYITLARFFAENISVQATSLERTVIDSAEAVNGADAVLLG